In Variovorax paradoxus, a single genomic region encodes these proteins:
- a CDS encoding efflux RND transporter periplasmic adaptor subunit — protein sequence MTRRMIIMIGCVLLLVAALALGKFLQIRALIAAVPKPGPQTVSTVEVQKLQWQSQFTAVGTLNPVRGADLSTEVAGLVRNVHFKSGQDVKAGALLVELNADSDIALLHSAEAAAAQAATVLKRDQAQLAVQAVSQAQIDADVNDLKAKRAQVEQQAAVVAKKSIRAPFAGRLGITALNPGQYVNAGDKLVTLQTLDPIYVDFTLPQQQLAGLAVGQVVNLTVDTFPGQSFSGKINAISPKVDAATRNVQVEATISNPKQVLLPGMFANVKIDIGGSQERLTLPSTAVTYNPYGSTVYVVKQAEPPKAGAPGTPGTPAPAPATDASGKPQLVAQQVFVETGPTRGDQISIVKGLEAGQVVVSSGQNKLKNGTPVTVDNSVKPTNDPAPTPQEK from the coding sequence ATGACCCGGAGAATGATCATCATGATCGGCTGCGTGCTGCTGCTGGTCGCCGCGCTGGCGCTCGGCAAGTTCCTGCAGATCCGCGCGCTGATTGCGGCCGTGCCCAAGCCGGGTCCGCAGACCGTGTCGACCGTCGAAGTGCAGAAGCTGCAGTGGCAGTCGCAGTTCACCGCCGTCGGCACGCTCAACCCGGTGCGCGGCGCCGACCTGAGCACCGAAGTCGCCGGCCTGGTGCGCAACGTGCACTTCAAGTCCGGCCAGGACGTGAAGGCCGGCGCCCTGCTGGTCGAGCTCAACGCCGACTCCGACATCGCCCTGCTGCACTCCGCCGAAGCCGCCGCCGCGCAGGCCGCCACCGTGCTCAAGCGCGACCAGGCGCAGCTCGCGGTGCAGGCCGTGAGCCAGGCGCAGATCGACGCCGACGTCAACGACCTGAAGGCCAAGCGCGCCCAGGTCGAGCAGCAGGCCGCCGTGGTGGCCAAGAAGTCGATCCGCGCACCCTTCGCGGGCCGGCTGGGCATCACCGCCCTCAACCCGGGCCAGTACGTGAACGCCGGCGACAAGCTGGTCACGCTGCAGACGCTGGACCCGATCTACGTCGACTTCACGCTGCCCCAGCAGCAGCTCGCCGGGCTGGCGGTCGGCCAGGTGGTGAACCTCACGGTCGACACCTTCCCGGGCCAGAGCTTCAGCGGCAAGATCAACGCCATCAGCCCCAAGGTCGACGCCGCCACGCGCAACGTGCAGGTCGAGGCCACCATCTCCAATCCCAAGCAGGTGCTGCTGCCGGGCATGTTCGCGAACGTGAAGATCGACATCGGCGGCTCGCAGGAACGCCTGACGCTGCCCTCCACCGCCGTGACCTACAACCCCTACGGTTCGACCGTGTACGTGGTGAAGCAGGCCGAGCCGCCCAAGGCGGGTGCCCCCGGTACGCCGGGCACGCCGGCACCGGCGCCCGCCACGGATGCCTCCGGCAAGCCGCAACTCGTGGCGCAGCAGGTCTTCGTGGAAACCGGCCCGACACGCGGCGACCAGATCTCCATCGTCAAGGGCCTGGAAGCCGGCCAGGTGGTGGTGAGCAGCGGCCAGAACAAGCTGAAGAACGGCACGCCTGTCACCGTGGACAACAGCGTCAAGCCCACCAACGACCCGGCGCCGACGCCGCAGGAAAAGTGA
- a CDS encoding ABC-F family ATP-binding cassette domain-containing protein, with translation MITLKNVILRRSAKVLLDGATVTLNPGEKVGLVGRNGAGKSTLFALLNGTLHEDGGDFYVPKQWRMAQVAQNMPETDESATEFVVGGDTRLTELREALAAIEAAYAENPDDADIGMQLAHAYTDLADAGEHDAVPRAQALILGLGFKAHEVDEPVNSFSGGWRMRLQLARALMCPSDLLLLDEPTNHLDLDALVWLEAWLQKYAGTMIVISHDREFLDAVTDVTLHIANAQLTRYGGNYSKFEDMRALQMEQQQQAFTKQQDKIAHLQKFIDRFKAKASKAKQAQSRVKALERMERVAPLLAEADFTFEFKEPGSIPNPMLSISNASFGYKNPEGGENEEPKTILRGVNRSVLAGQRIGILGANGQGKSTLVKTIAREMGALAGQVTEGKGLNIGYFAQQELDVLRPQDTPLEHMVRMARELGSNAKEATGEQALRGFLGSFNFSGDMVKQPVGTMSGGEKARLVLAMMVWQRPNLLLLDEPTNHLDLATREALAVALNEFEGTLMLVSHDRALLRSVCDEFWLVGRGVVGDFDGDLDDYQRYLLDEAKRLREEAKVATREAVTAAAAAAAPVAAPAAPQQRKQDAQERQQRSDQAKPIKREIAQIDERLAAAGTERTALEARMSQPLPSAEIAEAGKRLKALNDEIGRLEERWLALSDQLEALAA, from the coding sequence ATGATCACTCTCAAAAACGTCATTCTTCGCCGCAGCGCCAAGGTCCTGCTCGACGGCGCCACCGTCACCCTCAACCCCGGCGAAAAGGTCGGCCTGGTGGGTCGCAACGGCGCCGGCAAGTCGACCCTGTTCGCCCTGCTCAACGGCACGCTGCATGAAGACGGCGGCGACTTTTATGTGCCCAAGCAGTGGCGCATGGCCCAGGTGGCGCAGAACATGCCCGAGACGGACGAGTCGGCCACCGAGTTCGTGGTCGGCGGCGACACCCGCCTGACCGAGCTGCGCGAGGCGCTGGCCGCCATCGAGGCCGCCTACGCCGAGAACCCCGACGACGCCGACATCGGCATGCAGCTGGCCCACGCCTACACCGACCTGGCCGACGCCGGCGAGCACGACGCCGTGCCCCGCGCGCAGGCGCTCATCCTGGGCCTGGGCTTCAAGGCGCACGAGGTCGACGAGCCCGTCAACAGCTTCTCCGGCGGCTGGCGCATGCGCCTGCAGCTGGCACGCGCGCTGATGTGCCCGAGCGACCTGCTGCTGCTCGACGAACCGACCAACCACCTGGACCTGGACGCCCTCGTCTGGCTCGAAGCCTGGCTGCAGAAGTACGCCGGCACCATGATCGTCATCAGCCACGACCGCGAGTTCCTCGACGCCGTGACCGACGTCACCCTGCACATCGCCAACGCCCAGCTCACGCGCTACGGCGGCAACTACAGCAAGTTCGAGGACATGCGCGCGCTGCAGATGGAGCAGCAGCAGCAGGCCTTCACCAAGCAGCAGGACAAGATCGCCCACCTGCAGAAGTTCATCGACCGCTTCAAGGCCAAGGCCAGCAAGGCCAAGCAGGCGCAGAGCCGGGTCAAGGCACTGGAGCGCATGGAGCGCGTGGCGCCGCTCCTGGCCGAGGCCGACTTCACCTTCGAGTTCAAGGAGCCGGGCAGCATTCCTAACCCGATGCTGTCGATCTCCAATGCGAGCTTCGGCTACAAGAATCCGGAAGGCGGCGAGAACGAAGAACCCAAGACCATCCTGCGCGGCGTGAACCGCTCGGTGCTGGCGGGGCAGCGCATCGGCATCCTGGGCGCCAACGGCCAGGGCAAGTCGACGCTGGTGAAGACCATCGCGCGCGAGATGGGCGCGCTGGCCGGCCAGGTGACCGAAGGCAAGGGCCTGAACATCGGCTACTTCGCGCAGCAGGAACTCGACGTGCTGCGCCCGCAGGACACGCCGCTCGAGCACATGGTGCGCATGGCGCGCGAACTCGGCAGCAATGCCAAGGAAGCCACCGGCGAGCAGGCCCTGCGCGGCTTCCTGGGCAGCTTCAACTTCAGCGGCGACATGGTCAAGCAGCCCGTGGGCACCATGAGCGGCGGCGAAAAAGCCCGCCTCGTGCTCGCCATGATGGTGTGGCAGCGCCCCAACCTGCTGCTGCTGGACGAACCCACCAACCACCTGGACCTGGCCACCCGCGAGGCCCTGGCCGTGGCGCTGAACGAGTTCGAAGGCACGCTGATGCTGGTGAGCCACGACCGTGCGCTGCTGCGCTCGGTGTGCGACGAGTTCTGGCTGGTCGGCCGCGGCGTGGTCGGCGACTTCGACGGCGACCTGGACGACTACCAGCGCTACCTGCTCGACGAGGCCAAGCGCCTGCGTGAAGAAGCCAAGGTCGCCACGCGCGAGGCCGTCACGGCTGCAGCGGCCGCGGCAGCGCCGGTGGCCGCGCCCGCCGCGCCGCAGCAGCGCAAGCAGGACGCCCAGGAGCGCCAGCAGCGCAGCGACCAGGCCAAGCCGATCAAGCGCGAGATCGCCCAGATCGACGAGCGCCTGGCCGCGGCCGGCACCGAACGCACCGCGCTCGAGGCCCGCATGAGCCAGCCGCTGCCCTCCGCCGAGATTGCCGAAGCCGGCAAGCGGCTGAAGGCTCTGAACGACGAAATCGGCCGCCTCGAGGAGCGCTGGCTGGCCCTGTCGGACCAGCTGGAAGCGCTCGCGGCCTGA
- a CDS encoding isocitrate lyase/PEP mutase family protein codes for MSTRKTLRSLAEARRGVLVPGAFNALSARVIEDLGFEAIYVTGAGVTNMWFGLPDQGFMGLHEIADHTARIRDAVGLPLIVDADTGFGNALNVRHTVRVLERAGADCIQFEDQVAPKRCGHFSGKDVISTEEAVNKIKAAVDARTDPDLLVMARTDAAATLGFEAAIERAQKFSEAGADILFVEAVTTADEIRALPQRLKKPQLMNMVIGGKTPIFGAEELAGLGYGIVLYANAALQGAVAGMQKALTVLRDTRRVDEDPALVVPFAERQRLVGKPELDALEKRYAS; via the coding sequence ATGTCGACTCGCAAGACCCTCCGATCCCTGGCCGAGGCGCGCCGCGGCGTGCTGGTGCCGGGTGCCTTCAACGCGCTGTCGGCGCGCGTGATCGAGGACCTGGGCTTCGAAGCCATCTACGTCACCGGCGCGGGCGTCACCAACATGTGGTTCGGCCTGCCGGACCAGGGCTTCATGGGGCTGCATGAAATCGCCGACCACACCGCGCGCATCCGCGACGCCGTGGGCCTGCCGCTGATCGTCGATGCCGACACCGGCTTCGGCAACGCGCTCAACGTGCGCCACACGGTGCGCGTGCTCGAGCGCGCGGGCGCCGACTGCATCCAGTTCGAGGACCAGGTCGCGCCCAAGCGCTGCGGCCATTTCTCGGGCAAGGACGTCATCTCCACCGAAGAGGCTGTGAACAAGATCAAGGCCGCCGTCGATGCGCGCACCGACCCCGACCTGCTCGTCATGGCCCGCACCGACGCGGCCGCCACGCTGGGCTTCGAGGCCGCCATCGAGCGGGCGCAGAAGTTCAGCGAGGCCGGTGCAGACATCCTGTTCGTGGAAGCCGTGACCACGGCCGACGAAATCCGCGCGCTGCCGCAGCGCCTGAAGAAGCCGCAGCTGATGAACATGGTGATCGGCGGCAAGACGCCGATCTTCGGCGCCGAGGAACTGGCCGGCCTGGGCTACGGCATCGTGCTGTACGCGAATGCGGCGCTGCAGGGCGCGGTCGCGGGCATGCAGAAGGCCCTGACGGTGCTGCGCGATACCAGGCGCGTGGACGAAGACCCGGCGCTGGTCGTACCCTTCGCCGAGCGCCAGCGGCTGGTGGGCAAGCCCGAGCTCGACGCGCTCGAAAAGCGCTACGCGAGCTGA
- a CDS encoding efflux RND transporter permease subunit codes for MNFTDIFIRRPVLAMVVSLLIVVLGLRALAGLPVNQYPKTENGVVTITTAYYGADAATVAGFITQPLEAAVSQAQGIDYLSSSSSLGVSTITATLRLNYDSNRALTEINTQVNSVRNQLPPQAQQPVLTVATGQTTDAMYIGFYSDTLPNNNVTDFLVRVVQPKLNAIPGVQTAEILGARTFALRAWLDAQKMAAFGVTATDVSAALAANNYLAAVGQSKGQMVSVPLTAGTSLHSVDEFKQLSIKSSNGAIVRLQDVANVTLGSENYDFNVAFNGVRSVFIGIKVAPEANILDVAKQVRTTFPDLQSQLPSGLTGKIVYDSTDFINTSISEVIKTLVEALVIVTVVIYLFLGSFRAVVVPVIAMPLSLIGTFFIMLVLGYSINLLTLLALVLAIGLVVDDAIIVVENVDRHMREGKSPMQASLLAARELGGPILAMTVVLVAVYVPIGFQGGLTGSLFTEFAFTLAGSVVVSGIVALTLSPMMCSRFFKPEQDTGKFATFIEHTFERVHRRYQLILRSVLKTWPVMIVMGVILVALLFVMFKMSKSELAPEEDQGIVLSQVVGAPTATINQIQTYADQIFQIAHDTPEYAQLFQLTGVPSTNAGIAGVLLKPWDQRTRSAHDIQTDLQKRWNGIAGAKVVAFQFPALPGASGLPVQFVIKTTEPFENLNTLAQQVMDKARADGKFYYIDADLKIDLPQATVVVDRDKIATLGITQQDVGNAMGAALGGGYVNYFSIAGRSYKVIPQVQQVDRLNPSDVLNFYIKTPNGVVPASTVASLKYSVQPETVNHFQQLNSVTIQGVPSGTQGETLEYLRGVVQQLAPSGYSVDYSGQSRQFVQESGNFAITFVFALIIVFLALSAQFESFRDPVVILVSVPLALFGAMIFIFWGFASMNIYTQVGLVTLMGLISKHGILIVEVANRLQKQGLSKLDAIVEAAGTRLRPILMTTAAMVFGVLPLVIASGAGAAGRKAMGIVIFSGLSIGTLFTLFVVPAMYLAIAARHKKEEAEEEGTATGTPALPGSVAPEA; via the coding sequence ATGAACTTCACCGACATCTTCATCCGCCGGCCAGTGCTGGCGATGGTGGTGAGCCTGCTGATCGTGGTGCTGGGGCTGCGTGCGCTGGCGGGCCTGCCCGTCAACCAGTACCCCAAGACCGAGAACGGCGTGGTCACCATCACCACCGCCTACTACGGCGCAGACGCGGCCACGGTCGCGGGCTTCATCACGCAGCCGCTCGAAGCCGCCGTGTCGCAGGCGCAGGGCATCGACTACCTGTCGTCCTCCAGCAGCCTGGGCGTGTCGACCATCACCGCCACGCTGCGGCTGAACTACGACTCGAACCGCGCGCTGACCGAGATCAACACGCAGGTCAACTCCGTGCGCAACCAGCTGCCGCCGCAGGCGCAGCAGCCGGTGCTCACGGTGGCCACGGGCCAGACGACCGATGCGATGTACATCGGCTTCTACAGCGACACGCTGCCCAACAACAACGTGACCGACTTCCTGGTGCGCGTGGTGCAGCCCAAGCTGAACGCCATTCCCGGTGTGCAGACCGCTGAAATCCTGGGCGCGCGCACCTTCGCGCTGCGCGCCTGGCTCGATGCCCAGAAAATGGCCGCCTTCGGCGTGACCGCCACTGACGTGAGCGCGGCGCTGGCCGCCAACAACTACCTGGCCGCCGTCGGGCAGAGCAAGGGCCAGATGGTGAGCGTGCCACTCACGGCCGGCACTTCGCTGCACAGCGTGGACGAGTTCAAGCAGCTGTCCATCAAGAGCAGCAACGGCGCCATCGTGCGGCTGCAGGACGTGGCCAACGTGACGCTGGGTTCGGAGAACTACGACTTCAACGTCGCGTTCAACGGCGTGCGCTCGGTGTTCATCGGCATCAAGGTCGCGCCCGAGGCCAACATCCTGGACGTGGCCAAGCAGGTGCGCACGACCTTCCCCGACCTGCAGTCGCAGCTGCCGAGCGGTCTGACCGGCAAGATCGTGTATGACTCGACCGACTTCATCAACACCTCCATCAGCGAAGTGATCAAGACGCTGGTCGAGGCGCTGGTGATCGTGACGGTGGTGATCTACCTGTTCCTGGGCAGCTTCCGCGCCGTGGTGGTGCCGGTGATTGCCATGCCGCTGTCGCTCATCGGCACCTTCTTCATCATGCTGGTGCTGGGCTACTCCATCAATTTGCTCACGCTGCTGGCGCTGGTGCTGGCGATCGGGCTGGTGGTGGACGACGCGATCATCGTGGTGGAGAACGTCGACCGGCACATGCGCGAGGGCAAATCGCCCATGCAGGCCTCGCTGCTCGCGGCGCGCGAGCTGGGCGGGCCCATCCTGGCCATGACGGTGGTGCTGGTGGCGGTGTACGTGCCCATCGGCTTCCAGGGCGGCCTCACCGGGTCGCTGTTCACCGAATTCGCGTTCACGCTCGCGGGCTCGGTGGTGGTGTCGGGCATCGTGGCGCTCACGCTGTCGCCGATGATGTGCTCGCGCTTCTTCAAGCCCGAGCAGGACACCGGCAAGTTCGCGACCTTCATCGAGCACACCTTCGAGCGCGTGCACCGCCGCTACCAGCTCATCCTGCGCAGCGTGCTCAAGACCTGGCCGGTGATGATCGTCATGGGCGTGATCCTGGTGGCGCTGCTGTTCGTGATGTTCAAGATGTCGAAGTCGGAGCTCGCGCCCGAGGAAGACCAGGGCATCGTGCTGTCGCAGGTGGTGGGCGCGCCCACGGCCACCATCAACCAGATACAGACGTACGCCGACCAGATCTTCCAGATCGCGCACGACACGCCTGAATACGCGCAGCTGTTCCAGCTCACCGGCGTGCCCAGCACCAACGCGGGCATTGCGGGCGTGCTGCTCAAGCCCTGGGACCAGCGCACGCGCAGCGCGCACGACATCCAGACCGACCTGCAGAAGCGCTGGAACGGCATTGCCGGCGCCAAGGTGGTGGCCTTCCAGTTCCCGGCGCTGCCGGGCGCCTCGGGCCTGCCGGTGCAGTTCGTCATCAAGACGACCGAGCCGTTCGAGAACCTGAACACCCTCGCGCAGCAGGTCATGGACAAGGCGCGCGCCGACGGCAAGTTCTACTACATCGACGCCGACCTGAAGATCGACCTGCCGCAGGCCACCGTGGTGGTCGACCGCGACAAGATCGCCACGCTGGGCATCACCCAGCAGGACGTGGGCAATGCCATGGGCGCGGCGCTGGGCGGCGGTTATGTCAACTACTTCTCGATCGCCGGGCGCTCGTACAAGGTGATTCCGCAGGTGCAGCAGGTCGACCGGCTCAACCCGTCGGACGTGCTGAACTTCTACATCAAGACGCCCAACGGCGTGGTGCCCGCGAGCACGGTGGCAAGCCTGAAGTACAGCGTGCAGCCGGAAACGGTCAACCACTTCCAGCAGCTCAACTCGGTGACCATCCAGGGCGTGCCCAGCGGCACGCAGGGCGAGACGCTGGAGTACCTGCGCGGCGTGGTGCAGCAGCTGGCGCCCAGCGGCTACTCGGTCGACTACTCGGGCCAGTCGCGCCAGTTCGTGCAGGAGTCGGGCAACTTCGCCATCACCTTCGTGTTCGCGCTGATCATCGTGTTCCTGGCGCTGTCGGCGCAGTTCGAGAGCTTCCGCGACCCGGTGGTGATCCTGGTGTCGGTGCCGCTCGCGCTCTTCGGCGCCATGATCTTCATCTTCTGGGGCTTCGCCTCGATGAACATCTACACGCAGGTGGGCCTGGTGACGCTGATGGGCCTGATCAGCAAGCACGGCATCCTGATCGTCGAAGTGGCCAACCGGCTGCAGAAGCAGGGCCTGAGCAAGCTCGACGCCATCGTCGAGGCCGCCGGCACCCGGCTGCGCCCGATCCTGATGACGACGGCGGCCATGGTGTTCGGCGTGCTGCCGCTGGTGATTGCCTCGGGCGCGGGCGCCGCCGGCCGCAAGGCGATGGGCATCGTGATCTTCAGCGGCCTGTCGATCGGCACGCTGTTCACGCTGTTCGTGGTGCCTGCGATGTACCTGGCCATCGCGGCGCGGCACAAGAAGGAAGAAGCGGAAGAAGAAGGCACTGCCACGGGTACGCCGGCACTGCCGGGCAGCGTGGCACCGGAAGCCTGA
- a CDS encoding efflux transporter outer membrane subunit, which produces MPIQENKASEDHPIEPRAVAARRLARWPVQGAVLGTALLLSACAVGPDFKTPELPAAAQAPDYTPAPMPSRTVQAEGPAGQAQELVAGRDIPAQWWDVFRSEPLDQLIRASLAQSPTLASAQAALRQAEATYEAKTGNLWPQVSAQLGVQRERASEISTQVPGGQLLTLYNASVNVSYNLDVFGGTRRQIEGAQAAVDTQRYQVEAVYLTLTSNLVTTAIREASLRAQLQATREVLQAQTEQLNVIEKQFDTGAIPKSIVLQQRTQVAQTQATLPPIEKALAQTRHQLAVFAGRLPSEAGLPEFDLASLSLPQALPLSLPSELARQRPDVRASEAQLHQASAAVGVATANLYPQIQLSASYGNNALRARDLFTGPTTLWNIGAGLTQPIFNGGALRAQQRAAVAAYDSAAAQYRNTVLGAFQNVADALRALELDAIALQNQAAAESLARQSLDLSTAQFRAGAVSYVTLLTAQQAWLQTHTALVQAQAARYADTAALFQALGGGWWNRAELANATLSPTVPSAPAAATTTAAPVRN; this is translated from the coding sequence ATGCCCATTCAAGAAAACAAAGCGTCGGAGGATCACCCCATCGAGCCGCGCGCGGTTGCCGCGCGCCGACTCGCCAGGTGGCCCGTTCAAGGTGCCGTGCTCGGCACCGCCCTGCTGCTGAGCGCCTGCGCGGTCGGCCCGGACTTCAAGACCCCGGAGCTGCCCGCCGCCGCCCAGGCGCCTGACTACACCCCCGCGCCCATGCCTTCGCGCACCGTCCAGGCCGAAGGGCCGGCCGGGCAGGCGCAGGAGCTGGTCGCCGGCCGCGACATTCCCGCCCAGTGGTGGGACGTGTTCCGCTCGGAGCCGCTGGACCAACTGATCCGCGCCTCGCTGGCACAGAGCCCCACGCTCGCGTCGGCCCAGGCCGCGCTGCGGCAGGCCGAAGCCACCTACGAGGCCAAGACCGGCAACCTGTGGCCGCAGGTCTCGGCCCAGCTCGGCGTGCAGCGCGAACGCGCTTCCGAAATCAGCACCCAGGTGCCCGGCGGCCAGTTGCTCACGCTGTACAACGCCAGCGTCAACGTCTCCTACAACCTCGACGTGTTCGGCGGCACGCGCCGCCAGATCGAGGGCGCGCAGGCCGCCGTCGACACGCAGCGCTACCAGGTCGAGGCGGTGTACCTCACGCTCACCTCCAACCTGGTGACCACCGCCATCCGCGAAGCCTCGCTGCGCGCGCAGCTGCAGGCCACGCGCGAAGTGCTGCAGGCGCAGACCGAGCAGCTCAACGTGATCGAAAAGCAGTTCGACACCGGGGCGATCCCCAAGTCGATCGTGCTGCAGCAGCGCACACAGGTGGCGCAGACCCAGGCCACCCTGCCGCCCATCGAGAAGGCACTGGCGCAAACCCGCCACCAGCTCGCGGTGTTCGCGGGCCGGCTGCCGTCCGAGGCCGGCCTGCCGGAGTTCGACCTCGCCAGCCTCTCGCTGCCCCAGGCACTGCCGCTGTCGCTGCCCTCCGAACTCGCGCGCCAGCGACCCGACGTGCGCGCCAGCGAAGCGCAGCTGCACCAGGCCAGCGCCGCTGTCGGCGTGGCCACGGCCAACCTTTATCCGCAGATCCAGCTGAGCGCCAGCTACGGCAACAACGCGCTGCGCGCACGCGACCTGTTCACCGGTCCGACCACGCTGTGGAACATCGGCGCCGGGCTCACGCAGCCGATCTTCAACGGCGGCGCCTTGCGGGCGCAGCAACGCGCCGCGGTGGCGGCCTACGACTCGGCGGCGGCGCAATACCGCAACACCGTGCTCGGCGCCTTCCAGAACGTGGCCGACGCACTGCGCGCACTGGAGCTCGACGCCATCGCGCTGCAGAACCAGGCCGCGGCCGAATCGCTGGCCAGGCAGTCGCTCGACCTGTCGACCGCGCAGTTCCGCGCCGGCGCCGTGAGCTACGTCACCCTGCTCACCGCGCAGCAGGCCTGGCTGCAGACGCACACCGCGCTGGTGCAGGCGCAGGCCGCGCGCTATGCCGACACCGCCGCGCTCTTCCAGGCGCTGGGCGGCGGCTGGTGGAACCGCGCCGAGCTGGCCAACGCGACGCTCTCGCCGACCGTGCCGTCCGCGCCCGCGGCAGCCACGACCACCGCGGCTCCGGTCCGCAACTGA
- a CDS encoding fasciclin domain-containing protein, with the protein MQRKLHRLAAVTLAIAMSAGAVSALAASVMVGGAPMLPTKDIIDNAVNSKDHTTLVAAVKAAGLVDTLKGPGPFTVFAPTNEAFAALPAGTVDNLLKPENKDALTGVLTYHVVSGKLDAAELKKEIKAGKGSAELKTVAGGVLVAKEKGGKIMITDEKGGTATVTIPNVYQSNGVIHVVNKVLLPK; encoded by the coding sequence ATGCAACGCAAACTTCATCGTCTCGCAGCCGTCACCCTCGCCATCGCCATGTCCGCCGGTGCCGTTTCGGCCCTCGCGGCTTCGGTCATGGTGGGCGGTGCACCGATGCTGCCGACCAAGGACATCATCGACAATGCAGTCAACTCCAAGGACCACACCACGCTGGTGGCCGCGGTCAAGGCAGCGGGCCTGGTCGACACGCTCAAGGGCCCGGGTCCGTTCACCGTGTTCGCGCCCACCAATGAAGCCTTCGCCGCGCTGCCGGCCGGCACCGTCGACAACCTGCTCAAGCCCGAGAACAAGGACGCGCTGACCGGCGTGCTGACCTACCACGTGGTGTCCGGCAAGCTCGACGCGGCTGAGCTGAAGAAGGAAATCAAGGCCGGCAAGGGCTCGGCCGAACTGAAGACCGTGGCCGGCGGCGTGCTCGTGGCCAAGGAAAAGGGCGGCAAGATCATGATCACCGACGAAAAGGGCGGTACCGCCACGGTGACGATCCCCAACGTCTACCAGTCGAACGGCGTGATCCACGTGGTCAACAAGGTGCTTCTGCCCAAATAA
- a CDS encoding helix-turn-helix domain-containing protein, whose product MKPRELVQALRALGLTQKQIEARTGIPQPTVSKIGLGRVRDVMSRHYLALLLVYEQEMTGQVVQPARVYTPRKRTGD is encoded by the coding sequence ATGAAACCACGCGAGTTGGTACAGGCGCTGAGAGCCTTGGGGCTCACGCAGAAACAGATCGAGGCGCGGACCGGAATCCCGCAGCCGACGGTCAGCAAGATCGGCCTCGGGCGGGTGCGCGACGTGATGTCGCGCCACTACCTGGCGCTGCTGCTGGTCTACGAACAGGAAATGACGGGCCAGGTCGTGCAGCCGGCCCGGGTCTACACGCCGCGCAAGCGCACCGGCGATTGA
- a CDS encoding helix-turn-helix domain-containing protein, whose protein sequence is MESIASRALAARKFAKMTQKQAEAVSGVKQSSISKIERGDTSRSMSVLALARAYRADPNWLDTGDGPAPWDEDQVRPARDRADEPPGPYRVTRTPPAGPSYNPRTPQTVPLIQWSDTVRWESREVSDQPRAERWIPCIAHHSLESYALRMRGDSMTATSGHLKSYPAESIIFVDTQRKTPADGQRVIAKLEDSGEVTCKVYKEEDGRRWLLPLNPKHEPIRTAFTVLGTVIGKWEDED, encoded by the coding sequence ATGGAGAGCATCGCCAGCCGCGCACTCGCTGCGCGCAAATTCGCCAAGATGACGCAGAAGCAGGCGGAAGCCGTTTCGGGCGTCAAGCAATCGAGCATTTCGAAGATCGAGCGTGGCGACACCAGCCGTTCGATGAGCGTGCTCGCGCTGGCGCGCGCCTACCGCGCCGACCCCAACTGGCTCGACACCGGCGACGGTCCCGCGCCCTGGGACGAAGACCAGGTCCGCCCCGCCCGCGACCGCGCAGACGAGCCGCCCGGCCCCTACCGCGTGACCCGCACGCCGCCCGCCGGCCCTTCGTACAACCCGCGCACGCCGCAGACCGTGCCGCTCATCCAGTGGTCAGACACCGTTCGCTGGGAGAGCCGCGAAGTGTCCGACCAGCCCCGGGCCGAGCGGTGGATTCCGTGCATTGCCCACCACAGCCTCGAGAGCTATGCGCTGCGCATGCGCGGCGACAGCATGACCGCGACCAGCGGCCACCTCAAGAGCTACCCCGCCGAGTCGATCATCTTCGTCGACACGCAGCGCAAGACGCCGGCCGACGGCCAGCGCGTCATCGCCAAGCTGGAGGACAGCGGCGAAGTCACCTGCAAGGTCTACAAGGAAGAAGACGGCCGCCGCTGGCTGCTGCCGCTGAACCCGAAGCACGAACCCATACGCACCGCGTTCACCGTGCTGGGCACCGTCATCGGCAAGTGGGAAGACGAAGACTGA